Proteins from a genomic interval of Plasmodium berghei ANKA genome assembly, chromosome: 6:
- a CDS encoding N-acetyltransferase, GNAT family, putative → MNLFKQKQNASSISHVLINKHKTKFSEPVISIRQLEEKDIDEVRQLLYDHFNSLTLPAVIYWSIQHIYDLLVIIIINYIFFLDLKKIFYFLIIFLIYLYIRAKFEFLNHIRKDCPDLENLYKSYIGVEGCNFWVAEVFDNNFGSASRTTCSDIHEREKIILEQEEQEKLLSNEKNNLEMKNSCEDNENGKGDLFEKKNTSEYITGFCGLNETPNNSNNTNNKSVQKDNSSNSCELDNKVNSQNENINSKDDNKKLKDMATSSHCEKSITNVYSDIYYNNINNPASIQNGVKNDENRKNCKNSERVQNNSTTTKNDNENTNNNINNIKDNLNSDEQNNEKSKLVCEPSDITNRKNIDNKKTVPLRLNDLRRNIFDGKLNDDEDINYKFVNRKIIGCVGIIPYKGDNSIAQLVRMVVKKDNRRMRIGSRLLTQLENFAHEHNYQELKVFTNNLNTDSLYFVKQNGFDLSQIVRRGLMRGDLLIWSKILNKDDFYKFHGLDIKSYTNNILD, encoded by the exons atgaatttatttaagCAGAAGCAAAATGCAAGTTCTATATCCCATGTTTTAAtaa ataaacataaaacaaaattttctGAACCAGTAATATCGATAAGACAATTAGAGGAAAAAGACATTGATGAAGTGAGGCAATTGTTATATGATCATTTTAACTCCTTAACCTTACCAGCAGTTATATATTGGTCTATACAACACATTTATGATTTATtagttattattattataaattatatttttttcctggatttgaaaaaaatattttattttcttataatatttttaatatatttatatataagagCAAAgtttgaatttttaaatcatataAGAAAAGATTGCCCCGATTTGGAAAATCTTTATAAAAGTTATATAGGAGTAGAAGGATGCAATTTTTGGGTAGCTGAAGtatttgataataatttcgGGTCAGCAAGTAGAACAACATGTAGTGATATTCATGAAagggaaaaaattatactaGAACAAGAGGAGCAAGAAAAATTACTAtctaatgaaaaaaataatctcgaaatgaaaaattcgTGTGaagataatgaaaatggaaaaggcgatttatttgaaaaaaaaaacacatcAGAATATATTACAGGTTTTTGTGGATTAAATGAGACACCAAacaatagtaataatacaaataataaaagtgtTCAAAAAGATAATAGTTCAAATAGTTGCGAACTGGATAATAAAGTAAATtcacaaaatgaaaatataaattccaaagatgataataaaaaattaaaagatatGGCCACATCATCTCATTGTGAAAAATCGATCACCAATGTTTACAgtgatatttattataataacataaataatcCCGCATCTATTCAAAATGgtgtaaaaaatgatgaaaatcgaaaaaattgtaaaaattcTGAGCGTGTTCAGAATAATAGTACCacaacaaaaaatgataatgaaaatacaaataataatattaacaacattaaagataatttaaattcagatgaacaaaataatgaaaaatcgAAATTAGTATGTGAACCATCCGATATAActaatagaaaaaatattgataataaaaaaacagtACCTCTTCGATTAAATGATCTTcgaagaaatatatttgatggtaaattaaatgatgatgaagatattaattataaatttgtaaatagaaaaataattggaTGTGTTGGTATAATACCATATAAAGGAGATAATTCTATTGCTCAATTAGTTCGGATGGtagtaaaaaaagataatagAAGAATGAGAATAGGGAGTAGATTATTAACACAATTAGAAAATTTTGCACATGAACATAATTATCAAGAATTAAAAGTATTTACTAATAACTTAAATACAGatagtttatattttgttaagCAAAATGGATTTGACTTATCACAAATAGTCAGAAGAGGATTAATGAGAGGggatttattaatatggtctaaaattttaaacaaaGATGATTTTTATAAGTTTCATGGTTTAG atatAAAGAGTTATACTAATAATATACTGGATTAA
- a CDS encoding histidine triad protein, putative produces MEKYKKILERILVNKNIPCKRYEFGSYEIDKREIFITTSHSYGFVNNKPLLPGHILLTTQKKKKKYNDLDIDEIIDIHLLSNFMCYVMGQLFNTDNFSIAIQDGEYAGQTVDQVHIHIIPRTKMDYKNNDNIYKDLNKIDWGYGRNIICNSCNSSIHVNLQNIHDDNFKLEEFNCSIRSIEEMEKEATMIKSFIDNIIL; encoded by the exons atggaaaaatacaaaaaaatactagAAAGGATATtggttaataaaaatatcccATGTAAAAGATACGAATTTGGTTCATACGAAATTGACAAAAGAGAGATATTTATAACGACTAGCCATTCATATGGATTTGTTAATAACAAGCCATTATTGCCTggtcatattttattaacaactcagaaaaaaaaaaaaaaatataatgatttaGATATAGATGAAATAATAGACATACATTTATTATCTAATTTTATGTGTTATGTCATGGGACAATTATTCAATACAgataatttttctatagCTATACAAGATGGAGAATATGCTGGTCAAACTGTTGATCAAgtacatatacatataataccACGAACTAAAATggattataaaaataatgataatatatataaagactTAAATAAAATCGATTGGGGATATGgaagaaatataatatgtaatTCCTGCAATTCTTCAATTCATGTAAATTTACAAAACATACACgatgataattttaaattggAAGAATtcaa ctGTTCTATAAGATCAATAGAAGAAATGGAAAAGGAAGCCACTATGATTAAGTCTTTCATAGACAATATTATACTCTAA
- a CDS encoding ATP-dependent Clp protease proteolytic subunit, putative, giving the protein MRLFWIFIINFIYFCVCKKKKYITPSNFIIAQTNNIRLKNKLRYYNNEYSKQNISIPSLLLSKRIIFLSSPIYPHISEQIISQLLYLEYESKRKPIHLYINSTGDLENNKIVNLNGITDVISIIDVINYISSDVYTYCLGKAYGIACILASSGKKGYRFSLKNSSFCLKQSYSIIPFNQATNIEIQNKEIMNTKKKVIDIIAKNTEKDNNIISEILDRDRYFNANEASDFNLIDHILEKQ; this is encoded by the coding sequence ATGCGTTTATTTTggatttttataataaattttatatatttttgtgtatgcaaaaaaaaaaaatatataactcCATCAAATTTCATTATAGCTCAAACTAATAACATACGACTTAAGAATAAACTaagatattataataatgaatattcaaaacaaaatattagtATACCATCTTTGTTGTTATCaaaaagaataatatttttgtcatCTCCCATATATCCCCATATATCAGAACAAATAATATCTCAGCTATTATACTTAGAATATGAATCAAAAAGAAAGCCAATTCATTTGTATATTAACAGTACAGGtgatttagaaaataataaaattgttaacTTAAATGGAATTACAGATGTAATATCAATAATTGAtgtaattaattatatatcatCAGATGTGTACACATATTGCTTAGGTAAGGCATATGGCATTGCATGTATATTAGCTAGTAGCGGGAAAAAAGGATATCgattttctttaaaaaattcatctttttgtttaaaaCAATCTTATTCTATTATACCTTTTAATCAAGCAACAAATATTgaaattcaaaataaagaaataatgaacactaaaaaaaaagttatagatataattgcaaaaaatacagaaaaagataataatattatttcagAAATATTAGATAGAGATAGATATTTCAATGCAAATGAAGCTTCtgattttaatttaatagatcatattttggaaaaacaataa
- a CDS encoding mediator of RNA polymerase II transcription subunit 8, putative yields MNELYENRKEEDENENIEIKINNIANKLANILYITTVSMKENFDIRNNLPYAKLINDMKSYCVNLIQSITNLNSNLYNLTCLPVHTIPRNPYNNIQDVNTITNNISVDDTIDKIKENKHLLIKFEENYNKTDFNKIIKQIELFNDNIFSALNNLEHIKVPFKYEETQTYGNILSERLKNKHRDHEHLEVYIAKMNYGIF; encoded by the coding sequence ATGAATGAACTATATGAAAATAGAAAAGAGGAAGacgaaaatgaaaatatcgaaataaaaattaataatatcgCCAATAAATTagcaaatattttatatattacaacTGTTTCTATGAAAGAAAATTTTGACATTCGAAATAATTTACCATATgccaaattaataaatgatatgAAATCTTATTGTGTAAATTTAATTCAATCTAttacaaatttaaatagcaatttatacaatttaACATGCTTACCTGTTCATACAATACCGAGAAATCCCTATAACAATATTCAGGATGTTAATACAATAACAAACAATATAAGTGTTGACGATACtattgataaaattaaagaaaataaacatttacttataaaatttgaagaaaattataacaaaaccgattttaataaaataatcaaaCAAATTGAACTATTTAAtgacaatatattttcagcgttaaataatttagaaCATATAAAAGTCCCATTCAAATATGAAGAAACACAAACCTatggaaatattttatcagAGCGATTGAAAAATAAGCATAGAGATCATGAGCACTTGGAGGTATATATTGCTAAAATGAATTATggaattttttaa